The nucleotide sequence GTCACAATTCCTTTAATATTTAACTTATCTGCAAATAGAGGCGAATAGACGGCGTCCAGTGCTTCCACAGGGTGTGCAGCCCCGGTTGTTTCTATTATAAGTACATCAAAATCCTGATCGTGTAAAAGCGATTGAATTTGTGCTTCTGTTTTTTCCGCTCCGCTGCAGCAAATACAGCCTTCCAACATTTCCTTCAACGGTACATCCTGTTCCACCGCCTGTGAATCGAATGGCAGCTTGCCTAATTCGTTCATAATAACAGCAGGCTTCAAATTGGCTTCTTTCAATTGACGAATGACGTCGGTTAACATGGACGTTTTCCCGCTCCCTAAAAATCCGCTAAATAAATATACATCCTTCATATTTCCACTTCCTATAATAATGGGCTGACAATAAAGTGTTTCTGCACTTTTTGCCAGCCCGCATTTTTTATTCGTTTGTTGATTCTTCAGGCTTAATTTCCAGTAATTCTTTCGCCTTTAAAATTTGTGGATCTTCTGTTTTCAGCTTTTCGCTAATGGCATCCATTAAGGCATATGTTGTATTACCTGTTAAAATACCTGTTACTTCTAATTCATTATCTTGTTGATATGCTTTTATTGCAGCTTCAGTCTCTTCATCAAATTTTGTATCGACTTCACCTGGCTCATATCCCAATACTTCCAGAATACGCTCAGCTGTTTTAATTGACGCATGATTGGCATCCTGTTCATATTGCTGGCTCGGATCGATATATGGTAATGAAGCATAATCCGGATAGTCAACTTTCACATCCGGTGCAATTCCTTTTTCATTCACCCAGTTACCGTCTGGAGTTAACCATTTGCCTGTTGTGAACTTCAAGTTTGCTCCGTCTTCCATATAAATGATTTCCTGCATTGTCCCTTTACCAAAGGAGTTTAATCCAACGATTTGGGCTCCCGCAGATTCTTTTAGTGCACCTGCCAAAATTTCAGAAGCAGAAGCACTTCCTTCATCGATTAATACTGTTATGGGAAGATTATATTTAGAACGATTGTCCGCAGCTACGATTTGTGGCGCTTCATCTCTTTCTTGAATTTGAACGATTGTTTTTCCTTCTTCAACAAACAAGTTAGAAATATCGATTGCCGCCTTTAAATAGCCGCCTGGATTTTGGCGTACATCTAAAACAATCCCTTTCATCCCTTGCTTTTCATATTCAATTAGCAGCTTTTCAAGTTCCACTGCTGTTTTTTCGCTGAAAGAGGTAATTTGGAAGTGTGCAATTCCTTCTTCATCAATATCACCATATACAGTTTCTACAGGAATATCATCACGCACGATTGTCATATCAAAGCTTTCAGCATCCCCGCGTTGAATCGTCAGAGTGACTTCAGAACCTTTTTCACCGCGAATCAATAACACAGCTTCTGTAGAGCTCATGCCTTTGACGCTTTTCCCGTCAACTGCCAGTACCATATCTTTCGGTTGTAAACCGGCTTTTTCTGCAGGTGTATTTTTGATTGGGGAAACAATCATTATATATCCATTTCGTTCTTGGATTTCCGCGCCAATTCCTTGAAAACTTGAAGACAGGCTTTCATTAAATGAACTTGCCTCATCTTTATTCAAATAATCAGAATAAGGGTCTCCCAATGCATCAAACATTCCGTTGATTGCACCATATACCACTTCTTCCTCATTTACGTCTTCATAATATTTTTGCTGAAGTGCATCATACGCATCATAAAGTTTTTTAAATTCCGCCCGTTCCACCGGTTCCTTTACTTCCACAACTTTCTTTTCACCGAATGTTAATGCAAAAATTGTTAAACCGGCTGTACATAAAATTGTCAGGAAAATGACCATTATGAATGCAAATGGTTTCATTCGTAAATATTTCCCTGCCGGCTTTGTAATTTGCTCTTCGTTTAAACCGTTTTGATCCTCATCTCTTTTTTGTTCATCCATTTCAATTTCACCACTCTCATTTTTACACTGTCTGATGTCACACTATACCAATAATATCAGTTTACAAGCGACTAGAAAAGGATAGACGTCAATTTTTTTATTTCATTTCATATTAAATAGAAAAAAGCAGCGAATTCCGCCATAAAGCGGCCTCGCTGCTTGAATTGTTATTCAGTTTTAGCTTCGTTTAAAACTTCATTCGGTATATTGATCTCTTTTACTTCATCAAATTTCGAATAGACAATGTTCGCATCATTTTCAATCGTTGTTTCCTGACCTTCAATATTTGTGATGATTTTCAGATCCATATCCATTTCTTTTATATCAAACGTATCTTTCGCTACTACAATATTATATTGTGAATCTTCAAATGACATATTTTCAAGAATTTCACCATTCATCTCCACTGATTCACCTAAGCTAGCACCCATTTGTGAAAGTATGAACTGCTTGAACTGGTCCCCTTCAATGTTCAGCGTCAACAAATAATTCTCATCATCCTGTTCAAAGCTGAAATCTTCGATAAATTGTTCAAGCTGTTCGAGTTGCTCTGACGCATCTGCCTGGGCACCTGTTTGCGCTAAAAGTTGTTCATATTGTTCATCAGGCATTTTCAGCCATTCATTCGAATCGCCATTATATAAGTAAAAACCGTCTTGTTCCGTCATATACATTTCGATCGGCATTTCCATTTGATCATCGCCCATATCCATCTCAACTGTTCCTTTTGAATACATCGCCATCGGATTTTGTTGAATATCCATCGCCAAATTTGAGTTGCTTGTCATTTCCATCGTCTGACCATCCATCACGAAGCTCGTCACCTGATCCATCTTTGTTTCCGCATGAACACTTTTCAAATTTTGCTGGCGCTGCATGGCATTCTCATATACTTGCTGTAATGTTAAATTGGCTTCGCTATCTGTACCTTCAACCGGTTCTGCAGTATCTCCGCATCCTGCAACTAGTGCTATTGATAATGTAGACATCGCGAATAAGTATCGTTTTTTCAAATGATTTCAACCCTTCCTAGATAAACTTCTCCTATCCATACCCTAATTTGGTGTATTAATATCTTATATAGGGAAATAAGATTAAATAAATTTTATTATGGATTGAAAAAATTGTATGGATAGAGTGCATTTTTTTAGAAATGACGGATAAAATAAAAAGTGTCTACAGGCATAGACACTTTTTATTCTTCACCAATTTAACTTAATACCGTATTGTTCATTTAAGAACACATGCAATTCCTTGTACGTGCAAAGGGCAATCCCGATGACAATTTCGTTTTCATTCATGTCTTTTTCGATTTTGAGGTTGTTATCAAAAATGTGAAAATTCATCGGCAAAGCTTTAATATCTACACTAATATTATGTGCAGCTTTGTTGCGCCAATAATTCAGCAACCATAAGTTTTCGAACAATTTTTGTTCAATTAAGCCTAATGCATAAACAGAATATACTTTTGTGCTGTAATTGGAGCTCGCCATCGGGATATAAGTTGTCTGATCCTTGAAGCTTCGTACTTTCGGCAGCTTTTCCTGAATCAAATGGTTAATGGCATTTTCACAAAACAGACTAACCGTGACAATATTCGCTAACGGATCCACTGTGCTTGAGATTCGATCAATAAATTTCTTCGCTACTTCCTGACTCATCCCCTCACTCCTTTTAACTTTTTTGGCCGTCATTTTATGTGCTTTAAAATTGTCGGTATCTCAGTTTGCCCATATCACAAATTCGATATGCCAAACATCCGCTAAGAAAATTTTTGAAATTTTATACGCCTTATTACAAAAATAAAAACACATCATAATTGTATGATATGTTTTTGCTACTCGTTATCTAAATGATTATCCAAGCCGGTTACGTGCTTCATTTTACTATTCGTAAGATGACGTTTTTTATACTAATTAAAAACATTTTCTGTTTCCTTGGTGGATTACAAACAAGATTAAAGTTTCTGCAAATAAAAAAAGCACTTAATAAGCGCAAGTTGACCTATTAAGTGCTTATGATTTTGTAATTAGTCTTGAATAGCCGCTTCTAACGCAATAACCATCATGTCATTGAACGTAGTTTGACGCTCTTCAGATGAAGTTACTTCACCTGTTAAGATGTGGTCAGATACTGTTAGTACTGTTAAAGCTTGACGACCGAATTTCGCTGCTAATGTGTATAGTGCTGATGTTTCCATTTCAACAGCTAATACGCCATATTGCGCTAATTTTTCGTTTTGTGCTTCATCAGAATAGAACATATCCGCAGTGAAGATATTTCCTACACGTACGTTTAAGTTCGCTTCTTTAGCAGCGTTGTAAGCTTTTAGTAATAGATCGAAGTCTGCAGTTGGTGCATAGTCGATTGTACCGCCGAAAACAACTCGATTCATGTTTGAGTCTGTAGATGATGTTTGTGCAATAATAACGTCACGTACTTTCACGTCTTTTTGAATCGCACCACAAGTACCTACACGGATTAGTTTTTGTACACCGTATTCTTGCATTAATTCAGTCGCATAAATTGAAATTGAAGGTACACCCATGCCTGTCCCTTGTACAGAAACGCGCTTTCCTTTATACGTACCTGTGTATCCAAGAATATTACGTACTTCGTTATATTGTACAACATCTTCTAAAAATGTTTCGGCAATATATTTTGCACGTAATGGATCTCCTGGTAATAATACAATTTCTGCAATGTCGCCTTTTTTGGCATTAATATGAACGCTCATCAAAAAACCTCTTTTCATCATAATTCTTTTAAATTGTAAACGTTTTCGTATAAACATTCAATCGTTAGACGTCTTGCATCACAAAAAAATTTGCATAAAAAACAATATTTGGACAAAATAACGATTTTTTTTACGAAAGGCGCATCTAATTTCACTATACCCCATCTGGCGTATTGCATGCAAAACATTGCTTATACTGAAAATTTATTTTCATACAGGTTCCATAATTGGTCAAAGGCACCTATTGTCATATATTCATCGGATTGAAATTCAATATAATTCGTAAGTTCATCAAAGCTGTCGGACATTTTTGGAAAAGCGTGATCGAGAAACATACTTTCGGCAAAACGTACCTTTTCGTCCGACCACTCTCCCCCTCGAAATGTTAGTGCAAAATGATAAAATGATTTTTTCAAAATTTCCCCTCCTTTATACATTTTTTCACAATATATAGTGTAAATTCCCCATTCTTGTAGTAAAATAGTTAAATATTGATTTTTCAGAAAGTGGTGAATTATTTGCGAAATAGCAAAAAAACTAAACCTAAAAAAGAAAAACAAAGGAAAACTCCTATTAAACCGAAAGCCCTACTTCACTTCTTTCACCTAATACGAGGGAAAATATTAATTACTTTCACTATTCTAATGGCAATTATTATCTCTATGCAAATTTTGTCGTATATTAATATAACAAACTTGGAAAATAACTTGCGAGAATTTGCAGCAGAAAATTTAAAGCAGCAAATGCATATTAATAATTTAGCTTCCGATATTGCGAAGCTTTCAAGCCATGAACAAACTTACTTAATTACAGGCGACGAAAAATTTCTTCAATTATATGAAGAGACAAAGGAACGAATACATACAAATTTAACATCCGTTGAAACGTCATTTAAAAATCAGGAGGAAGAGCTTAAAATCGTCGGGTTAATCCAACAGTTTTACGCTAATTATTTATCCTATTCTAAATCGACTATTGAAATCCGTCAAAAATATGGCTATGAAAATGCCGCTAGACTTTTCGCAAATAGCGGAAGCCAAAACTTCAAAGGTTATATTGATGAAAATACAGGCAAACTGATTCAAATACTTGAACAGCGCAATGAAAAAACTATTTCAGACTTGGAACAGTTTGCATTCGCCTCTAAAATAATGATTTCTGCCTTAACAGGAGTTGCTGTTATTTTAACAATTTCATTAGGTTATATATTATCGAAGTCAATCCGAAGAAATACGAAAAAGATCAACGAATCAATTCTGGATATTGCCCAGGCTGGCGGTGACTTAACACGCCGTGTAAACGTTAAAACAAAGGACGAATTTTCTATTATAGGAGATTCCACGAATATTTTAATCGACTCGATTTCTGCATTGGTTAAACGCGTTTCAAATCTTGCCGATAATGTATCCGGAAGTTCGCAGGAATTAATGGCCCTTGCAGATGAAAACGCTCGCACAATTGATTTCATTGCTGATTCTACGATGAACATCGCAAGCGATAGCAGTGAAATTTTAAACAGTATCGGGAGTGCAGGTAATGAAATGCAGAAATTGGAACAATCGATGCATGTATTAGACGAAAAAGCACTAGAAGTTCAGCAAGCTGCATCTGAAATGAAAGCAGCCGCTCATCAAGGAAGCAGATCGGTAAACCATTCATCAATTGTCATGCTTGAAATTGAGGAAACAATGGCAACTACTTCTGACACGGTTGAAAAATTAGGGGAAAAATCAAAAAATATTACTTCGATTATTAGTACAATTACAGCGATTGCCGAACAAACTAACTTACTTGCTTTAAATGCGGCAATCGAGGCTGCTCGCGCCGGTGAACATGGACGAGGGTTTGCAGTTGTTGCGGCTGAAGTTCGTAAACTTGCCGAACAATCCCAAAAGGCAGCAAAAGAAGTTTCGGCAATAGTTGGATCTATTCAAACAGAGGTCAAGTCCATTATCGAGCAAAACCACACAGGGGTAGAAAAAGTAATTCGTGGTGTGGAAGTGACGAATGAGACGACTCATTCTTTACAAAATATATTACTGCAAACAGAAAGAACATCTGATATTTTAACACAGATGGTTGTTCAGATTGAACAGACTTTAAATAATAGTCACGGTGTCACAACTTCGTTCGTACATGTTGCCGCAATTGCAGACAATACTGCTGTCAATACGGAACGCAGTGCAGCTGCCGCATCTAAAGGTTCTGCTTCCATGGAAGAAATCAATGCATCGGCCGTGGAACTGGCTTCACAAGCAGATCACCTGCGAAGTGTTGTCAATGAATTTAAAATCTAATATAAAAAAACTCGCTTATGGGATATTCCATAAGCGAGTTTTTATTATTCAAACAATGATTTATATTCACCGTAACCTTCTTTTTCAAGGTTCTCAACCGGAATGAAGCGCAATGCTGCTGAATTGATGCAGTATCGCAATCCGCCCAATTCTTGCGGACCATCCGGAAATACGTGCCCTAAATGGGAATCGGCTGTTTTACTGCGGACTTCCACACGACGCATACCGTGCGACGTATCAAAATGCTCAGTTACCTCTACTTGTTCAATCGGTTTTGAAAATGATGGCCAGCCACACCCTGCATCATATTTGTCTTTTGAGCTGAAAAGAGGCTTTCCTGAAACGATATCCACATAAATACCATCTTCGAAAACGTCATTGTATTCATTGCGGAATGGAGGTTCCGTTCCTTGGTTTTGTGTAACATGATACTGCATTTCTGTTAACTCTTTTAAACGTTGCTCTTTATTCATTTATTTCGCCCCCCAGTATTTTTCAATAAATCCTGCACGCCCTGAACCAACCGAATAGCGTTCGTAATGTGCCGGGTTCTTCTTATAGTACTGCTGATGATAATCTTCTGCCGCGTAAAATGGCTTTGCTTCCAGAATTTTAACGGCAATCGGTGATTTAAATTTTCCGCTTGCCTCCAGTTTGGCCTTGGATAATTCTGCAATCTGCTTTTGGACTTCATCATGGTAAAAAATCGCCGTAGTGTATGATTCGCCGCGATCATAAAATTGACCGCCCGCATCTGTAGGATCGATCAGTGTCCAATAAAGTTCAACCAGTTTTTCGTATGGATAAATTTCAGGATCAAACGTAATTTGTACTGCCTCAAGATGGCCCGTTGTTTCACTGCATACTTGCTCGTATGTCGGGTTTTCAACATGCCCGCCTGTATAACCGGAAACGACTTCTATAATACCGGGCTGTTGATCAAACGGCTTTACCATACACCAGAAGCAGCCCCCTGCAAATGTCGCTTTTTCATATGCCATTAAAATTACCTCCTATTTTACTTCGTCTGGTTTGGAATAACTACTTCCAACTCTATTTTATCATTTGGTAAATCAATTTCCTTCGCCCGCACTCTGGAACCACTTGCGATATTTATTCGTGACAGATCCACATAAATTTCTTCGTCATTTGGTTTCACCGTAATCCAATTTGGAAAATTAACCGCATCATCAATCATTTTCAGGACGGTTTTCGGAGGAATATTTACTTTGCCGACGTGGACAGCTTCTTGACTCAGTGTAATATTACCGTTATTTACAACTGGAATGAAATCCATCTGAATCGGCAAATCGATATTAAAAACAGTTAAAGTACTGTATAAATAAATTTTATCATCCACTGTGAGCTCTACCGGAACCGGTGACTGGTTCATAGCTTCCGATAAGTATTGTTTTGCAATTGCTTCAAATTCTTTAGCTGTCGTTTCCACAGTCAATATATTGCCCTCAACAGGGAGTGGTGGCTGTCCTGTTGCTTGTTTAACGTCAGCAGTTATTAAATAGAGCAATGTGGCAAATGTTATGAGTACTGCTCCAGCCAATAATAAAAATGCGACTTTCCATTTGTTCATCTTCTCACTCCTCAAATCCTAATAAACCGTCTGACATCTGCTCAATATCACATTGTTGCATTGTTTCAATGATGCGTTTTGTCATACGATCATATCCTGTGCTATTCGGATGAAAGAAGTCTACATGATATACCATATCCTCATTTGAGACAAATAAATCCTCTACAGATACGAAACACGCATTTTCATCTGTGGCAGCAAGCTTTTCGATTTCATCATTCCATTCCGAAATAATCGGATCAAAAGGTGTAATCTCATCGACTACGATTGAAAAGGGATTATAAAATCCAACTAAAATAATTGGCACATCAGGATTTACTTTACGAATTTCTGCAATGACTTGCTCGTAGCGCTCAGCAAATCGGGGCAATTCTTTATCAAACATAGACTTTTTCATTGAAAACAAATTCTTTTTAACTATTTTCATTACATCATTACCGCCAAGCGTAATCGTAATCAGATTTGCTTTTTGCAGTTCCTCTTCATAGTGACCACGTTCTAGTAGACTTAACAGCTGGTCACTGCGTCTACCATTTTTACCTCGATTATCGAGTTCCACTTCCTCTACCATCGGCCATTTTTCCAGCTCCTGCTGCAGACGTATCGTATAGCCATAATCCTGGGTTTCGTCTCCAACACCACGCGTAAGCGAATCACCTAATGCTAAATAAAAAACCGATTGTGCATCTTCTTCCTTACGATCAGACCAGTCTAGTTGAAATACATCATTTATAATATCAAAAAAGCTCGTATTAATTGTTTCTTCGTTTTCTGCTTCTTCTTCTGATATGGACAAATCATTATTCTCATTGGATGAATTGTCGGATTGTTGTGCTTCTTCTATTTTTGGGTCAATTGTAACGGAGCATGCGGACAAGAAAATGACAGCTAATGATGTGAGTACTAACCGCCACATGCAACTTCCCCCTTTTTATTTTGTTATTCCATTATAAAATATTTTCCCCACCTTTAGGAATGATTTGCCTATAAAAATAGTGATATATCAGAAAATATTTTTTCATTTTATAAAAAAAGTAATTCTAAAGTTTAGATTCTTTAGAATTACTTTTTAACTATTCTGTATAATAAATAAAGCCGATTGCACCTTCACCTGTATGTGTACTAATAACCGGTGAAGTATAGGCAACTTCAACTTGTCCTGTATAGCCTGTTGCTTTTACCTGTTCGATCAACGGATTCACTAATGTATCCATTGCATTCGCATGAGAGATGGCTACACCTGCCACTTTTTTACCTTGAGTATCTTTTTCAAATTCACTCATTAAATATTTCACCACTTGCTTATAGCTGCGCGGTTTTGCACAAATTGTCACTTCCCCAATATCTAAGTGACCAACTGGCTTAATGTTCAATAAAGAACTTACGACTGCCTTACCTTTTCCGATTCGGCCGCCTTTTACCATGTTCTCCAATGTGTCCAATGCAACAAAAAGACGTGTGTTTTCACGTACACGATTCACACCTGCAACAATTTCCTCCACTGTAGCACCTGCATTACGTAGACGGATTGCTTCACGAAGCTGGAATGCCAACCCAAAAGCAATATAACGCGAATCAATGACAGTTACATCAGAATCAGTCATTTGAGAAGCTTGATTGGCTGACTGATATGTACCGCTCATACTCCCTGTCATATGAATTGATATAATTTTTGAACCATCTTTTCCAAGCTCGTCATATAATTCTTTAAATACACCAGGAGACGGTTGAGAACTTTTCGGAAGTTCTTTTGCTGTTTTTAATAATTTAATAAATGTATCCGGTTGCAAATTTACACGATCTGTATACGTTTTATCATCAATTTGAACTGTTAGTGGTACTACATGAATTCCATGTTCCTGAATTTCCGCGTCTGTTAAATCGCAAGTTGAATCTGTTACGATATGAATTTGACTCAAAGAAAACACATCCTTTTTCTATCTTCCTTACTATTATAAAGAAATCATATTTGTTTACCAATATGACATTTGTCATTGAAGAATGACCCAGTTTATCACTATTTTCATATGACATATAGCAGTATAACATCATGACATCCATCTATCACGAATATTTTGAATAAGAATTATACTAATATAAAGGAGCGTGATGACTCATGCACAATTTAGACGCATTTGACTATAAAAACTGGAAAGAAGAACTTTGGAATGCCATAACGCATGGTATCGGACTTGCCATCAGCATACCTGCTTGTATACTATTAATTATTCATTCAGCAGTAAACGGCACCGCAGTACATATTACTTCCTATGCTATATTTGGCTCATCTTTGATTTTACTTTTTTTAATGTCGACATTATTACATAGTGTTCCGGAAAAATATAAACGGTTCTTTTCTATACTGGACCATTCTTCAATATATATATTGATTGCTGGTACTTATACCCCGTTTTTACTTGTAGCAATCGGGGGTGTGACGGGCATTGTCATGCTGTGCATTATTTGGTTTATTGCTATATTAGGTGTTGTGTTCAAATGTTTGTTCATTCATCGATTCGAAAAATTATCATTGATGCTTTATATTTTCATGGGCTGGCTTATCATTTTCGCCATCCAACCATTATATGAATATTTAACGTTTGATGGTTTTATGCTCATGCTTATTGGCGGGCTGCTATTTACATTTGGTGCAATTTTTTATGCGTGGACACGCCTTCCGTACAATCATGCAATTTGGCATTTGTTCGTCATTGCAGGCTGTGGATGTATGGTGGCTTGTGTATATATTTATTTAATATAAAAAGTTAAGGACCTGCTGAAAAATTGATTCAGCAAGTCCTTTTTTAACAGCTATTTTTCATAAATACAGTACTGGAACGTATATCCGTCTTCTGCCTCGATTGGCTCGAGACATGAGACCTTCTTCCAGTCATCATATGATGGGAAATAAGTGTCCCCTTTAAAACTATGGTTGATGAACGTAATATATAAACGATCGGCAATCGTCATCGACTGCTCAAATATTTGAGCACCACCAATGATCATCACTTCTTTTTCCCCTTCAACAAGCGCCAAAGCTTCTTCCAGGCTTCGTACCACTTCAATTCCTTCTGCTGTAAAGTCTTCATTTCTTGTAATGACAATATTTCGGCGTCCCGGCAAAGGTCGTCCAATTGAATCGTATGTTTTACGGCCCATAATCATCGGTTTGCCCATTGTCATTTCTTTAAAATATTTCAAATCACCCGGTAAATACCACGGCAGATTATTTTGATAGCCAATGACCCGGTTTTCATCATGCGCAACGATTAATGAAATCATTGATATCCCCCTCTATACCGCAATCGGTGCTTTAATTGTTGGATGCGGATGATAGCCTTCCAACGAAATATCTTCCATTTCAAAATCAAAGATCGATTGCTTTTCTTGGTTTAACTTTAAAATCGGCAATTGCTTCGGCTCACGTGTAAGCTGTTCTTTTACTTGTTCAAAATGGTTTGAATAAATATGGGTATCTGCCATGCTATGCACAAACTCGCCTACTTCAAGTCCACATTCATGGGCAATTAAATGCGTCAGCAATGCATAGCTCGCAATGTTGAAAGGCACCCCTAAAAATGTATCTGCGCTGCGCTGTGTAAGCATACAGCTCAATTTCCCGTCAGCTACGTAAAACTGGAACATCACGTGACATGGCGGTAAGGCCGCCTTACTGCCCTTTCCCCCTGCATCAATCACGTCTTCAGGGTTCCATGCATTCACGATAATACGACGCGAATCCGGATTATGTTTAATTAAATCGATTGCATCCTGTAACTGATCAATCGATTCACCTTCTGAAGTTGTCCAATTACGCCACTGCTTTCCGTAAACATTACCCAAATCTCCGTATTTTGAAGCAAATTCATCATCATGTAATACGCGTTCACAAAATGAAGAAAGCTCTTTTTGATACTGTTGATTAAACGCTTCATCAATAAGGGAGCGTCGTCCAAAGTCACTCATATCAGGTCCGCTGTACTCTTCTGATTCTACCCACTTTTTAAATGCCCATTCATCCCAAATATGGTTATTGTTCTGAAGTAAATAGCGGATATTCGTATCGCCTTTAATAAACCATAGTAGTTCGCTAGCTACGAGCTTGAATGGTACGCGCTTAGTCGTTAGAAGCGGAAAACCATCCTGTAAATTAAAGCGCATCTGATAGCCGAATACGCTGCGTGTCCCTGTTCCTGTACGGTCAGATTTATCGGTACCGTTGTCCAAAATATATTGCAATAAATTTAAGTATGTATGATCTGCATGTGCCAATATTTTCACTCCTAAAGAATGTTCTCCGTTTATTATATAGACTTATGTTGAGAAAAACACGTGAATCTTTAAAATCGCTCTAAAAGCCTACTAAGCGAATATTTACTAATGATTCAAATAAAACAATATGTATAAAAAATTGCACAATAAAAGGCGCTACTCGTATTTCGTCTGCTGAGTAGCGCCTTTAGTCAAATGTGTCTAAGTCATCGTATAGCTCAATAGTTTGCGTCAATTTTTATGTTGCCTCCCTAAGAATTGTTTTGTTGTTTTCCAGAATTTGAATCATTTGCAGTAAAATTTTGTCCTCAATTTTTTGAGTACCATTTACTTCTTTCGCAATAATTTTTGTTAATTCCAAAATTGTATTTACGTCGAGCTTATGTTTTTCCGCTAATTGGAATGCTCGCCCTAACTGACCGGTTATCATCGGCAGTCCTCCTTTTTACTATAGTATACAAATATTATACCTCGAGTTACATAAAAATTCACCTTTAATTTTTAAATTTTTTGTAAATTACTCAAAAAAATAAAGGTTCTTTTTCCAGCCGTTTAGTAATATTATGATAAATCGCCGGATACTCTATTACCAACGTTAAATAAATAACTTTTGCTTTATTTATTACGAAATCAGAACTATATATTTTCTACTTCGTTGAGACAGATATTAATTCCTATTTTTAATTATTTTTATTTTCACAGGGACATTTTTATTCGTATTTTGATACATTTTCTTTTTAAAAAAAG is from Solibacillus isronensis and encodes:
- a CDS encoding GDSL-type esterase/lipase family protein; translation: MWRLVLTSLAVIFLSACSVTIDPKIEEAQQSDNSSNENNDLSISEEEAENEETINTSFFDIINDVFQLDWSDRKEEDAQSVFYLALGDSLTRGVGDETQDYGYTIRLQQELEKWPMVEEVELDNRGKNGRRSDQLLSLLERGHYEEELQKANLITITLGGNDVMKIVKKNLFSMKKSMFDKELPRFAERYEQVIAEIRKVNPDVPIILVGFYNPFSIVVDEITPFDPIISEWNDEIEKLAATDENACFVSVEDLFVSNEDMVYHVDFFHPNSTGYDRMTKRIIETMQQCDIEQMSDGLLGFEE
- the trhA gene encoding PAQR family membrane homeostasis protein TrhA — encoded protein: MHNLDAFDYKNWKEELWNAITHGIGLAISIPACILLIIHSAVNGTAVHITSYAIFGSSLILLFLMSTLLHSVPEKYKRFFSILDHSSIYILIAGTYTPFLLVAIGGVTGIVMLCIIWFIAILGVVFKCLFIHRFEKLSLMLYIFMGWLIIFAIQPLYEYLTFDGFMLMLIGGLLFTFGAIFYAWTRLPYNHAIWHLFVIAGCGCMVACVYIYLI
- a CDS encoding thymidylate synthase, with the protein product MAHADHTYLNLLQYILDNGTDKSDRTGTGTRSVFGYQMRFNLQDGFPLLTTKRVPFKLVASELLWFIKGDTNIRYLLQNNNHIWDEWAFKKWVESEEYSGPDMSDFGRRSLIDEAFNQQYQKELSSFCERVLHDDEFASKYGDLGNVYGKQWRNWTTSEGESIDQLQDAIDLIKHNPDSRRIIVNAWNPEDVIDAGGKGSKAALPPCHVMFQFYVADGKLSCMLTQRSADTFLGVPFNIASYALLTHLIAHECGLEVGEFVHSMADTHIYSNHFEQVKEQLTREPKQLPILKLNQEKQSIFDFEMEDISLEGYHPHPTIKAPIAV
- a CDS encoding dihydrofolate reductase, which codes for MISLIVAHDENRVIGYQNNLPWYLPGDLKYFKEMTMGKPMIMGRKTYDSIGRPLPGRRNIVITRNEDFTAEGIEVVRSLEEALALVEGEKEVMIIGGAQIFEQSMTIADRLYITFINHSFKGDTYFPSYDDWKKVSCLEPIEAEDGYTFQYCIYEK
- a CDS encoding ABC transporter permease produces the protein MITGQLGRAFQLAEKHKLDVNTILELTKIIAKEVNGTQKIEDKILLQMIQILENNKTILREAT
- a CDS encoding YpmS family protein — encoded protein: MNKWKVAFLLLAGAVLITFATLLYLITADVKQATGQPPLPVEGNILTVETTAKEFEAIAKQYLSEAMNQSPVPVELTVDDKIYLYSTLTVFNIDLPIQMDFIPVVNNGNITLSQEAVHVGKVNIPPKTVLKMIDDAVNFPNWITVKPNDEEIYVDLSRINIASGSRVRAKEIDLPNDKIELEVVIPNQTK
- a CDS encoding DegV family protein, whose amino-acid sequence is MSQIHIVTDSTCDLTDAEIQEHGIHVVPLTVQIDDKTYTDRVNLQPDTFIKLLKTAKELPKSSQPSPGVFKELYDELGKDGSKIISIHMTGSMSGTYQSANQASQMTDSDVTVIDSRYIAFGLAFQLREAIRLRNAGATVEEIVAGVNRVRENTRLFVALDTLENMVKGGRIGKGKAVVSSLLNIKPVGHLDIGEVTICAKPRSYKQVVKYLMSEFEKDTQGKKVAGVAISHANAMDTLVNPLIEQVKATGYTGQVEVAYTSPVISTHTGEGAIGFIYYTE
- the msrA gene encoding peptide-methionine (S)-S-oxide reductase MsrA; translated protein: MAYEKATFAGGCFWCMVKPFDQQPGIIEVVSGYTGGHVENPTYEQVCSETTGHLEAVQITFDPEIYPYEKLVELYWTLIDPTDAGGQFYDRGESYTTAIFYHDEVQKQIAELSKAKLEASGKFKSPIAVKILEAKPFYAAEDYHQQYYKKNPAHYERYSVGSGRAGFIEKYWGAK